GTCCGGGCTCATGCGGAACGGCTTGTATTGAATCTGCTGGTCACGCACCTGAGCCAGCGCGCCCGAGTACGTACGGATCAGCAGCATCTTGAACTGCTCGACCACCTGGCTTTGCTGCTCCGGCGTGGCCGTGCGCCAGTTGCGGCCCATTGCCAGTTGCGTGGTGCGGCGGAAATCGGTGTACGGCAGGATCTTTTCGTTGACCAGCCGGGTGATGTGCGAGATGTCGCCTTGCTGGATCGACTTGTCTGCGCGAATTGAGTCGATCACCTGCTGGGTAACCGTCTTGATCATGCCGTCGGGCGAATTGGTGTCGACCGTTTGTGCTGATACACCGGCACTGGCAAACGAGAACAGCGCGGCGAACAGCGGAATCAAGAAGAATTTTTTCATCATAGGGAGCCTTGCCTTA
This genomic stretch from Paraburkholderia dioscoreae harbors:
- a CDS encoding MlaC/ttg2D family ABC transporter substrate-binding protein — encoded protein: MKKFFLIPLFAALFSFASAGVSAQTVDTNSPDGMIKTVTQQVIDSIRADKSIQQGDISHITRLVNEKILPYTDFRRTTQLAMGRNWRTATPEQQSQVVEQFKMLLIRTYSGALAQVRDQQIQYKPFRMSPDDTDTVVRSVVMNNGSPIELDYRLYKTPQGWRVYDINVLGAWLIQAYQQQFSEQIQQKGVDGLIQFLTQRNQQLAAGKQS